Proteins encoded within one genomic window of Mytilus trossulus isolate FHL-02 unplaced genomic scaffold, PNRI_Mtr1.1.1.hap1 h1tg000158l__unscaffolded, whole genome shotgun sequence:
- the LOC134700487 gene encoding myotubularin-related protein 9-like isoform X2, with the protein MEFAEFIKTPTVENVCMKRPFTKAVTGTLCITGHHVILSSRSENHEELWLLHSAIDSTEKKMTQTNGKYVLILKCKDLQMIELEFNGGDDCLDVASSIENLSHVDDISLKYPFFYRAGFEPLEDGWQAFLPENEYTRFKDCSEEWRLSYVNKDYKVCASYPHAVIVPKSIDDETVIKASQFRQNGRFPVLSYYHRQTKAVMMRCSQPLTGMNNKRCKEDERMVNSVMGRGNKGYIIDTRSPSAAKSAQNKGGGYEPEVYYPQWRRIHQSVDRRQAFHDSLIKLMESSLDNTSSMDKWLSKLESSNWLSHVKDILTCACTVAQCIDSEGASVLVHGSEGFDTTLQVTSLVQLILDHDCRTINGFEALVEREWLQGGHPFADRCSKSAFAITKQRSESPIFLLFLDCVWQIWQQFPCSFEFNEEFLILLFEHTYSSQFGTFLCNNEKERKECKLSSRTVSLWTYLARPEVLQKYLNPMYDPNPRVIWPSVAPQSLVLWSGLYQRSIIDQSKQKEAWQEVSKIREYDKELRSKVTKLRRQLASLEREALGVGLILPSELGVDCIPE; encoded by the exons ATGGAATTTGCAGAATTTATCAAGACCCCTACAGTAGAGAATGTCTGTATGAAACGTCCTTTTACTAAAGCAGTTACTGGTACACTTTGTATCACAGGGCATCATGTAATACTGTCCTCTAGATCAGAAAATCATGAGGAGTTGTGG CTTCTACACAGCGCTATAGACAgtacagagaaaaaaatgaccCAAACCAATGGAAAATATGTACTGATTCTGAAATGTAAAGACTTGCAGATGATAGAGTTAGAATTCAATGGTGGTGATGACTGTTTAGATGTAGCATCATCAATAGAGAATCTGTCTCATGTTG ATGATATTAGCTTGAAGTATCCATTTTTCTATCGAGCTGGATTTGAGCCATTAGAGGACGGCTGGCAGGCATTTTTACCAGAGAATGAATACACTAGGTTTAAAGATTGCTCTGAGGAATGGAGACTTAGTTATGTTAACAAAGATTATAAG GTTTGTGCATCCTATCCCCATGCTGTGATTGTACCTAAATCTATAGATGATGAAACAGTTATAAAGGCTTCCCAGTTCAGACAAAACGGCAGGTTTCCTGTTCTCAGTTATTATCATAGACAGACAAAG GCTGTGATGATGAGGTGTAGTCAGCCATTGACAGGAATGAACAACAAAAGATGTAAAGAAGATGAAAGAATGGTCAATTCTGTAATGGGGCGGGGCAACAAAG GTTATATCATAGACACAAGGTCACCTTCTGCTGCTAAATCAGCACAGAATAAAG GTGGAGGTTATGAACCTGAAGTATATTATCCACAGTGGAGACGGATACATCAGTCAGTGGATAGGAGACAAGCTTTCCATGACTCACTCATCAAATTGATGGAAT CATCTCTTGACAACACCAGTAGTATGGACAAATGGCTATCGAAGTTAGAATCCAGTAACTGGTTATCACATGTCAAAGATATACTAACATGTGCTTGTACTGTAGCACAGTGTATAGATTCTGAAG GGGCTTCAGTATTGGTCCATGGATCTGAGGGATTTGATACAACTTTACAGGTTACCTCCCTTGTACAACTTATATTGGACCATGACTGTAGGACCATTAATGG atttgaAGCCTTAGTAGAACGTGAATGGTTACAAGGTGGTCATCCATTTGCTGACCGCTGTTCCAAATCGGCATTTGCCATCACTAAACAGAGAAGTGAATCTCCtatttttcttctctttttagATTGTGTCTGGCAG ATATGGCAACAGTTTCCTTGTTCATTTGAATTCAATGAAGAGTTTCTTATCCTGCTgttcgaacacacctactcttCACAATTTG gtACATTCCTGTGCAATAATGAGAAGGAAAGAAAAGAGTGTAAATTGTCCTCCAGAACAGTCTCTTTATG GACATATTTAGCAAGACCAGAAGTTTTACAGAAGTATCTTAATCCTATGTATGATCCTAATCCTAGAGTTATATGGCCCTCTGTAGCTCCACAAAGTTTG gtgTTGTGGTCTGGGTTATACCAGAGATCAATAATTGACCAATCAAAACAGAAGGAGGCTTGGCAGGAAGTCAGTAAAATTAGAGAGTATGACAAGGAattaaggtcaaaggtcaccaaaCTAAGGAG acaaCTTGCCTCATTAGAAAGAGAAGCACTAGGAGTTGGACTGATTCTTCCCTCAGAACTTGGTGTTGATTGTATACCAGAATGA
- the LOC134700487 gene encoding myotubularin-related protein 9-like isoform X1 produces the protein MEFAEFIKTPTVENVCMKRPFTKAVTGTLCITGHHVILSSRSENHEELWLLHSAIDSTEKKMTQTNGKYVLILKCKDLQMIELEFNGGDDCLDVASSIENLSHVDDISLKYPFFYRAGFEPLEDGWQAFLPENEYTRFKDCSEEWRLSYVNKDYKVCASYPHAVIVPKSIDDETVIKASQFRQNGRFPVLSYYHRQTKAVMMRCSQPLTGMNNKRCKEDERMVNSVMGRGNKGYIIDTRSPSAAKSAQNKGGGYEPEVYYPQWRRIHQSVDRRQAFHDSLIKLMESSLDNTSSMDKWLSKLESSNWLSHVKDILTCACTVAQCIDSEGASVLVHGSEGFDTTLQVTSLVQLILDHDCRTINGFEALVEREWLQGGHPFADRCSKSAFAITKQRSESPIFLLFLDCVWQIWQQFPCSFEFNEEFLILLFEHTYSSQFGTFLCNNEKERKECKLSSRTVSLWTYLARPEVLQKYLNPMYDPNPRVIWPSVAPQSLVLWSGLYQRSIIDQSKQKEAWQEVSKIREYDKELRSKVTKLRRQLASLEREALGVGLILPSELGVDCIPE, from the exons ATGGAATTTGCAGAATTTATCAAGACCCCTACAGTAGAGAATGTCTGTATGAAACGTCCTTTTACTAAAGCAGTTACTGGTACACTTTGTATCACAGGGCATCATGTAATACTGTCCTCTAGATCAGAAAATCATGAGGAGTTGTGG CTTCTACACAGCGCTATAGACAgtacagagaaaaaaatgaccCAAACCAATGGAAAATATGTACTGATTCTGAAATGTAAAGACTTGCAGATGATAGAGTTAGAATTCAATGGTGGTGATGACTGTTTAGATGTAGCATCATCAATAGAGAATCTGTCTCATGTTG ATGATATTAGCTTGAAGTATCCATTTTTCTATCGAGCTGGATTTGAGCCATTAGAGGACGGCTGGCAGGCATTTTTACCAGAGAATGAATACACTAGGTTTAAAGATTGCTCTGAGGAATGGAGACTTAGTTATGTTAACAAAGATTATAAG GTTTGTGCATCCTATCCCCATGCTGTGATTGTACCTAAATCTATAGATGATGAAACAGTTATAAAGGCTTCCCAGTTCAGACAAAACGGCAGGTTTCCTGTTCTCAGTTATTATCATAGACAGACAAAG GCTGTGATGATGAGGTGTAGTCAGCCATTGACAGGAATGAACAACAAAAGATGTAAAGAAGATGAAAGAATGGTCAATTCTGTAATGGGGCGGGGCAACAAAGGTTATATCATAGACACTAGGTCACCTTCTGCTGCTAAATCAGCACAGAATAAAG GTGGAGGTTATGAACCTGAAGTATATTATCCACAGTGGAGACGGATACATCAGTCAGTGGATAGGAGACAAGCTTTCCATGACTCACTCATCAAATTGATGGAAT CATCTCTTGACAACACCAGTAGTATGGACAAATGGCTATCGAAGTTAGAATCCAGTAACTGGTTATCACATGTCAAAGATATACTAACATGTGCTTGTACTGTAGCACAGTGTATAGATTCTGAAG GGGCTTCAGTATTGGTCCATGGATCTGAGGGATTTGATACAACTTTACAGGTTACCTCCCTTGTACAACTTATATTGGACCATGACTGTAGGACCATTAATGG atttgaAGCCTTAGTAGAACGTGAATGGTTACAAGGTGGTCATCCATTTGCTGACCGCTGTTCCAAATCGGCATTTGCCATCACTAAACAGAGAAGTGAATCTCCtatttttcttctctttttagATTGTGTCTGGCAG ATATGGCAACAGTTTCCTTGTTCATTTGAATTCAATGAAGAGTTTCTTATCCTGCTgttcgaacacacctactcttCACAATTTG gtACATTCCTGTGCAATAATGAGAAGGAAAGAAAAGAGTGTAAATTGTCCTCCAGAACAGTCTCTTTATG GACATATTTAGCAAGACCAGAAGTTTTACAGAAGTATCTTAATCCTATGTATGATCCTAATCCTAGAGTTATATGGCCCTCTGTAGCTCCACAAAGTTTG gtgTTGTGGTCTGGGTTATACCAGAGATCAATAATTGACCAATCAAAACAGAAGGAGGCTTGGCAGGAAGTCAGTAAAATTAGAGAGTATGACAAGGAattaaggtcaaaggtcaccaaaCTAAGGAG acaaCTTGCCTCATTAGAAAGAGAAGCACTAGGAGTTGGACTGATTCTTCCCTCAGAACTTGGTGTTGATTGTATACCAGAATGA